A region of candidate division WOR-3 bacterium DNA encodes the following proteins:
- the xerD gene encoding site-specific tyrosine recombinase XerD: MRGEFAQALGSFANFLIAERGLTKTSADFYLTDVRQFLSTTERESLAEIGSKDIRDYVKKMYSLNLSAASVARKIISLRQFFRFLLKESLIKNDPTEDIELPKTKRKLPVVLTVEEIERIIKVCEEEGSYEGLRAKAMIEILYGCGLRAEELLSLKVNNLFLDDGYITVFGKRKKERAVPIGQPAIQAIRDYWNLSRPKYLKKPTEYLFLNTRGKRLSRMGLWKILNYFIRKAKITKPVSPHTFRHTFATHLLEGGANLRAVQEMLGHSSITTTQIYTKIEREYLKEVYKTFHPRS; this comes from the coding sequence ATGCGGGGCGAATTTGCCCAAGCCTTAGGCAGTTTTGCTAACTTCTTAATCGCGGAGCGGGGTCTAACTAAAACTTCCGCTGACTTCTATCTCACCGATGTTCGCCAATTCTTATCAACGACCGAAAGGGAATCCTTAGCCGAGATTGGGAGTAAAGATATAAGAGACTATGTGAAAAAGATGTACTCTTTAAATCTCAGTGCCGCTTCGGTCGCCCGAAAGATTATCTCCCTGCGCCAATTCTTCCGTTTTCTATTAAAGGAGTCGCTTATTAAGAATGACCCAACCGAGGATATTGAATTACCAAAGACTAAGAGAAAATTACCGGTCGTTTTGACGGTGGAAGAGATTGAAAGGATAATTAAGGTCTGTGAAGAAGAAGGAAGTTATGAGGGCTTGCGGGCAAAGGCGATGATTGAAATCCTTTACGGTTGCGGTCTGAGAGCCGAAGAACTTTTGAGTTTGAAGGTGAATAACCTATTTTTGGATGATGGTTATATTACCGTGTTCGGCAAAAGGAAGAAAGAGAGGGCGGTGCCGATTGGTCAACCAGCAATCCAAGCGATAAGAGACTACTGGAACCTTTCAAGACCGAAATATCTGAAAAAACCGACCGAGTACCTATTTTTGAATACCCGGGGTAAAAGGTTATCAAGGATGGGGCTCTGGAAGATTTTGAATTACTTTATTAGAAAGGCGAAGATAACAAAGCCGGTCTCTCCCCATACCTTCCGGCATACCTTTGCCACCCACCTCTTGGAAGGAGGGGCAAATTTAAGGGCGGTCCAAGAGATGTTGGGACATTCCTCAATTACCACTACCCAGATTTATACCAAAATTGAGCGGGAATACCTAAAAGAGGTTTATAAAACATTCCATCCCAGAAGTTAA
- a CDS encoding T9SS type A sorting domain-containing protein, which yields MSIIYADPYDSIPVTRWIDPYGREPGTFEEWISAKYNSEPIPPHQKEPSVAFDGTNYLVVWTDWRNGYYADIYGARVSPAGIVLDPQGFSISTAEDAQVFPSVAFDGTNYLVVWEDWRNGAYPHIYGARVSPQGIVLDTNGIPISINASWHVEPSITFDGVNYLVVWADSRASSYDIYGARVSPAGIVLDTKGIPISTAAYSQGCPSVASDGTNYLVVWEDYRSGDYPDIYGARVSPAGVVLDTAGIPISTAPMWQLTPSIAFDGTNYFVVWRDTGIYGARISPAGVVLDTNGILISHGPYGQTDPSIAFGGTNYLVAWKDERHGGYDLDIYCARVLPEGIVLDTNGIFIATARQWGPDYFYLSVAFGGTNYLVVWEDYWNYTCYRIYCARVSRNGEVLDPNGFPIGVIEEDRYSPAALRPPPKIYPNPARTAVRIFSPLTIERVKIYDPAGRLIKVWEIKERRGNELKIPLKGMEPGVYILELDIKEKRGIRKKLVIAK from the coding sequence GTGTCGATCATTTATGCCGACCCCTATGATTCAATACCGGTTACGCGTTGGATTGACCCTTATGGAAGAGAACCAGGAACCTTTGAGGAATGGATTTCAGCAAAATATAATAGTGAACCAATACCCCCTCATCAGAAGGAACCTTCGGTTGCCTTTGATGGCACAAACTACCTTGTTGTCTGGACTGACTGGCGGAATGGTTATTATGCTGACATTTATGGTGCTCGGGTTTCACCGGCCGGTATTGTCTTAGATCCCCAGGGTTTTTCCATATCAACCGCGGAAGATGCCCAGGTTTTTCCTTCGGTTGCCTTTGATGGCACAAACTACCTTGTTGTCTGGGAGGACTGGCGCAATGGTGCTTATCCCCACATTTATGGTGCTCGGGTCTCACCGCAAGGGATTGTTTTAGATACCAATGGCATTCCCATCTCAATTAACGCAAGTTGGCACGTTGAGCCTTCAATTACCTTTGATGGGGTAAATTACCTTGTTGTCTGGGCTGACTCTCGCGCCTCTTCTTATGACATTTATGGTGCCAGGGTTTCACCGGCCGGGATTGTTTTAGACACAAAAGGTATCCCAATCTCAACCGCCGCATATTCTCAAGGGTGTCCTTCAGTTGCCTCTGATGGCACAAACTACCTTGTTGTCTGGGAGGACTACCGCAGCGGTGACTATCCTGATATTTATGGTGCCAGGGTTTCACCAGCCGGGGTTGTTTTAGACACAGCCGGTATCCCAATCTCAACCGCCCCAATGTGGCAACTTACCCCTTCAATTGCCTTTGATGGGACAAACTATTTTGTTGTCTGGCGAGACACTGGAATTTATGGTGCTCGGATTTCACCAGCCGGGGTTGTTTTAGACACAAATGGTATTCTTATCTCACACGGACCATATGGCCAAACTGATCCTTCAATCGCTTTTGGGGGCACAAACTACCTTGTCGCCTGGAAAGACGAACGTCACGGGGGATATGATCTAGATATTTATTGTGCCAGGGTCTTGCCGGAGGGGATTGTTTTAGACACAAACGGCATCTTCATCGCAACCGCCAGACAGTGGGGTCCAGATTATTTTTATCTTTCCGTTGCCTTTGGTGGGACGAACTATTTGGTTGTCTGGGAGGATTATTGGAATTATACCTGTTATCGGATTTATTGTGCTCGGGTGAGTAGAAATGGTGAGGTTTTAGACCCAAATGGGTTTCCAATCGGTGTGATAGAAGAAGACCGCTATTCGCCCGCCGCTCTCCGCCCACCGCCCAAAATTTACCCCAATCCAGCAAGAACCGCTGTCCGTATCTTTTCTCCTTTGACTATAGAAAGAGTGAAGATCTATGACCCAGCAGGAAGACTAATAAAGGTTTGGGAGATTAAGGAAAGAAGGGGGAATGAGTTAAAAATTCCATTAAAAGGGATGGAGCCAGGGGTTTATATCTTGGAACTTGATATAAAAGAAAAAAGAGGGATAAGAAAGAAATTAGTTATTGCTAAATAA